One window of the Mycobacterium haemophilum DSM 44634 genome contains the following:
- a CDS encoding class I SAM-dependent methyltransferase — MTRTEQDSWDLASSVGATATMVAAARALASAEPDPIINDPLAAPLVRAVGLSFFTRLIDGDICLQVGSEAGDEADKCSERDLRMETDSIAVRTRFFDEFFLDAARDGIRQSVILAAGLDARPYRLPWPKGTVVYEVDQPQVIEFKSATLSALGVAPAAYRRTVSVDLRDDWPTALRRSGFDASKPTSWSAEGLLMYLPPEAQDRLFDNITTLSAPGSKLATEYHPESGATMSQRAQEFNQRWIKLGCDIDLSGLFFDGERSNVVDYLTDRGWQVTTRPRRDLFAEYGRVFPDDDEMAQFRNVVAVAATLG; from the coding sequence ATGACACGCACTGAGCAGGACAGTTGGGATCTGGCCTCGAGCGTCGGCGCTACCGCGACGATGGTCGCGGCCGCCCGCGCGCTGGCTAGCGCGGAGCCCGACCCGATCATTAATGACCCGTTGGCGGCACCATTGGTGCGTGCGGTCGGCCTCAGCTTCTTTACTCGCCTGATTGACGGTGACATCTGCCTACAAGTCGGTTCGGAGGCTGGCGACGAGGCTGACAAATGCAGCGAGCGGGACCTGCGGATGGAAACCGATTCGATCGCGGTGCGCACCCGCTTCTTCGACGAATTCTTCCTCGACGCCGCCCGCGACGGTATCCGCCAGTCGGTGATCCTGGCCGCAGGCCTCGACGCCCGGCCTTACCGACTGCCATGGCCGAAAGGCACTGTGGTCTATGAAGTCGATCAGCCCCAAGTCATCGAGTTCAAAAGTGCCACGCTGTCGGCGCTCGGCGTCGCGCCGGCAGCCTACCGACGAACAGTCAGCGTCGATCTGCGAGATGACTGGCCAACAGCGTTGCGCCGCAGCGGATTTGATGCTTCGAAACCAACATCGTGGAGCGCCGAAGGCTTGCTGATGTACCTGCCACCGGAAGCTCAGGACCGGCTGTTCGACAACATCACCACGCTCAGCGCGCCGGGGAGCAAGCTGGCCACCGAATACCATCCGGAGTCGGGTGCGACGATGTCGCAGCGCGCGCAGGAATTCAACCAGCGGTGGATCAAGCTGGGCTGCGACATCGACCTGTCCGGACTGTTCTTCGACGGCGAGCGCAGCAATGTCGTTGACTACCTGACTGATCGAGGCTGGCAGGTGACCACCAGGCCACGGCGGGATCTGTTCGCCGAGTACGGCCGCGTCTTCCCCGACGACGACGAGATGGCCCAGTTCCGCAATGTTGTCGCGGTTGCCGCAACGCTGGGTTAG